Within the Enterobacter bugandensis genome, the region ATTGAGCAGAAGAGCAAGTTTAACGTCGGCGCCATTTATCGCGTCACCGACTGGGCCGACGTTAACCTCAGCTACGAGCGTGGCAACACGGTGATGTTTGGCTTCACGCTGCGCACCAACTTCAACGACATGCGGCCGCACTACAACGATAACGCGCGGCCTGCCTACCGGCCGGAGCCGCAGGACGCGATTCTGCAGCACTCCGTGGTGGCAAACCAGCTGACCCTGCTGAAATACAACGCCGGCCTGGCCGATCCGAAAATTCAGGTGAAAGGCGATACGCTGTACGTCACCGGCGAGCAGGTGAAATACCGCGACTCGCGGGAAGGGATCGAACGCGCCAACCGGATCGTGATGAACGATCTCCCGGACGGGATCCGCACGATCCGCGTGACGGAGAACCGCCTGAATCTGCCGCAGGTCACCACCGAAACCGATGTCGCCAGCCTCAAGCGCCATCTTGCAGGCGAACCGCTCGGGCATGAAACCGAGCTGGTGCAAAAACGCGTAGAGCCGATCGTGCCGGAAACCACCGAGCAGGGCTGGTATATCGATAAATCGCGCTTTGATTTCCATATCGATCCGGTACTGAACCAGTCCGTCGGCGGGCCGGAAAACTTCTACATGTATCAGCTGGGTGCGATGGCGACGGCGGATCTGTGGGTCACCGACCACCTGCTGACCACCGGCAGCCTGTTCGGCAACATTGCGAACAACTACGACAAGTTTAACTACACGAATCCGCCGAACGACTCGAAGCTGCCGCGCGTGCGTACCCGCGTGCGTGAATACGTGCAGAACGATGTCTACGTGAATAACCTGCAGGCCAACTACTTCCAGTACTTCGGCAACGGCTTCTACGGCCAGGTTTACGGAGGCTACCTGGAGACTATGTTCGGCGGCGCGGGGGCGGAGGTGCTGTATCGTCCCGTCGACAGCAACTGGGCGTTCGGGATTGATGCCAACTACGTTAAGCAGCGTGACTGGCGCAGCGCGCAGGACATGATGAAGTTCACCGACTACAGCGTCAAAACCGGCCACCTGACCGCCTACTGGACGCCTTCGTTCGCGCAGGACGTGCTGGTGAAAGCCAGCGTCGGCCAGTATCTGGCGGGCGACAAGGGCGGCACGCTGGATATCTCCAAACACTTCGACAGCGGCGTCGTGGTGGGCGGCTACGCCACCATCACCAACGTCTCGCCGGACGAGTACGGGGAAGGGGACTTCACCAAAGGGGTCTACGTGTCGATTCCGCTGGATCTGTTCTCATCCGGTCCGACCCGCAGCCGTGCGGCAGTGGGCTGGACACCGCTGACGCGTGATGGCGGCCAGCAGCTTGGGCGTAAGTTCCAGCTGTACGACATGACCAGCGATAAGAACATTAACTTCCGCTGATGCTTCACGCCGGGCGGCACTGCGTTTGCCCGGCCTACGGTTTTTGTAGGCCTGGTAAGCGCAGCGCCAGCGGGCGAATGCGCCAAACATAAACAAAAAATATAGATCCCCGTCACATTTTTGCGTTATACAGGAATCTCGTCCTGGAGAATGAGGTGCTGTATGACATCCCTGACTCGCCCGCGCGTTGAGTTTATCTCAACGATACTCCAGACCGTGCTGAACCTCGGTCTGCTGAGCCTTGGCCTGATCCTGGTCGTCTTTCTCGGCAAAGAGACGGTGCATCTGGCGGATGTGCTGTTCGCCCCTGAGCAAACCAGCAAATATGCGCTGGTGGAAGGTCTGGTGGTCTACTTTCTCTACTTTGAATTTATCGCCCTGATTGTGAAGTACTTCCAGTCCGGCTTTCACTTCCCGCTGCGCTATTTTGTCTACATTGGCATCACCGCCATTGTGCGACTGATCATTGTCGATCATAAATCCCCGCTCGACGTGCTGATCTACTCGGCGGCGATCCTGCTGCTGGTGATCACCCTCTGGCTGTGTAATTCGAAGCGGCTGAAACGCGAATAAAAAAAGGGCGCTCCGAAGAGCGCCTAACAACAGTCACAAGTTGGGTCAATACAATACGTCTAAAGTTGAGGGTTGCAGTGGCATAACAAATGAAACTTAACCTTTCACGCCGCCCGCCGTCAGGCCATTCACCAGCCAGCGCTGGGCCAGCAGGAACACCACGGTAATCGGGATGGCAGACAGTACGGCCGCCGCGGCAAAGTCGCCCCACAGGTAGTTTTGCGGGTTGAGGTATTGCTGCATACCTACGGCCAGGGTGTAGCTGTTCACATCGCGCAGTAACAGTGAGGCGACCGGTACTTCGGTGATCGCCGCGATAAACGACAGAATAAAGACCACCGCCAGAATCGGCACGGACAGCGGCAGCAGCACCAGACGGAACGCCTGCCACGGGGTAGCGCCATCCAGCGACGCCGCCTCTTCCAGCGAGCCGTCGATGGTTTCGAAATAGCCTTTAATGGTCCACACATGCAGGGCAATACCGCCGAGATAGGCAAAGATCACGCCGCCGTGGGTATTCAGGCCGATAAACGGCACGTACTGGCCCAGACGGTCAAACAGGGCATACAGCGCCACCAGCGACAGCACCGCCGGGAACATCTGGAAAATCAGCATGCCTTTCAGCAGCGTTGCTTTGCCCGGGAAACGCATGCGGGCGAAGGCATAAGCACAGGTGGTGGAGAGCGTCACGATGCCGATCGCGGTGATGGTTGCTACCTTCACCGAGTTCCACAGCCACAGCAGCACCGGGAACGGCGGCGGGGTGACGCGGCCATCGGCGTGCTCCACGCTGAAGCCCAGCGCGAGCTTCCAGTGCTCCCAGGAGATTTCATCCGGGATCAGGCTCCCGGTCGCAAAGTTACCCGAACGCAGGGAGATGGCGATAACCATCAGCAGCGGGAACATGATGGCCGCGATGAAAATCAGCAGGCCTAAGTGCGTCGCGAGGAGGCGCAGCTTCTGAGATTTGGGTTGTACCATTGCCATGTTCAGTGCCCTCCTTAATCAAATTTCATACGTGTGGCTTTCAGGTTCACAATCGCCAGAGCGCCAACCAGCAGGAAGATCAGGGTGGCAATCGCCGCCGCCAGACCAAAGTCCTGGCCGCCGCCGCCTTCAAAGGCGATACGGTAGGTGTAGCTCACGAGCAGGTCGGTATAGCCTGCCGGCGTGGTGGTGCCGAGACGGTCCGGGCCACCGTTGGTCAACAGCTGAATCAGCACGAAGTTGTTAAAGTTAAAGGCGAAGCTGGCAATCATCAGCGGCGTCAGCGGCTTAATAAGCAGCGGCAGCGTAATTTTAAAGAAGTTCTGGAACGGACCCGCGCCATCCATCGCCGAGGCTTCATACAGATCGTCCGGAATCGCCTTCAGCAGCCCCATGCACAGGATCATCATGTACGGATAGCCCAGCCAGGTGTTGACGATGATAATCATCGAGCGGGCGGTGGTCGGGTCGCTGAACCAGGCCGGTTTGATACCGAACAGCGCGCTCAGCATCATGTTGATTTCACCGAAGCTCTGGTTAAACAGCCCTTTGAAAATCAGAATCGAGATAAACGACGGTACGGCGTAAGGCAGAATCAGCAGCACGCGGTAAATCGCTTTGCCTTTCAGGGACTCCCACTGCACGAGGCAGGCCAGCACCATGCCTACGGCAACGGTCAGGATCACCGTCAGCACCGAGAAGACCACCGTCCAGACGAAGATGGCGAAGAACGGTTTCTGGATACCTTCGTCGGTAAACACGCGGGTAAAGTTGTCCCAGCCGATGGTGACGGTATAGCCAGGGCTGAGCTTGTCATCACCCCATTTGCCATCGGCCGTTATGGACTGATAGAAACCAATGTCGTTATTCGGACGGTACTTCACGCCGCTCTGGTTGTTGGTCAGCGTGCCGTCATCCGCCAGGGTATAAAGCGGCTGCGTGCCGGAGAACTGGCGCAGCGAGCTCATGGTCACTTTGCTTTCATCGGGCAGCACGGCGATGAGCTGGGTCAGCGCCTGGCGATTCTGGGTAATGATACGCAGGTTCGCACGTTCACCCTCCGGCAGGGCCGCGGCCTCTTTTAAGACCAGCTTCTGCTCGCCGCCAAATTTGAACGCGTCGGAAAGATAGTTTTTGCCGCTCTCACTGTCAGTGAGCGCTAACTTCCACTCGTCACCTGCAGGATACAGACCGAAGTTAAAGGTTTTACCCGCCTGATAAGAGCGATCCAGAAGCACCTGAGTGGCGCGCTCCTGCGCGAGCTGGTTGGTGCTGCTGTAGTTGGTGAACGCAATGGCGATGGTGCAGATCAGCGGGAACAGGACAAACAGCCCCATCCCGGCCACGCCCGGGTAGACATAGCGCCAGGCATAGGCTTTACGGTTGGCGAAAATATACAGGCCAGCAGAGCTTAAGATCAGCGTCATGATGGCGAACAGATATTCCCCTTGTACGTACATTAAAACAACAAGGTAACCCACCAGCAGACACAGCAGACCGATCGCTGACCACTTCAGCGCGTCGCTTTGCCACCAGTGCTTCTTTTTAATGACATCCATGGGGTTCTTCCTCTACAACGGTGGAAACTTTTCGTCAGGTGGCGCTGCGCTTACCTGACCTACGGATCGTGCCGTAGTCGTAGGGCGGGTAAGCGCACGCGCCACCCGCCGTTGTTCTTCTTACTTAGTAATACGACCCTGAGCATCCTTCAGCGCGGCATCGACAGTCTGGCGACCGCTTGCAGCGTTGATGACGGCGGTACGGGTGGCGTACCAGAACGCGGCCATCTGTGGGATGTTCGGCATGATTTCGCCTTTCTGAGCGTTATCCATGGTTGCCGCGATGCGTGGATCTTTTGCCAGCTGATCCTGGAAGGATTTCAGCGCCACGGCGCCCAGCGGTTTGTCCTTGTTCACTTCACCCAGACCCTGATCGGTCAGCAGGTAGTTTTCCAGGAACTCTTTCGCCAGCTCTTTGTTCGGGCTGGCGGCGTTGATGCCCGCGCTCAGCACGCCCACGAACGGTTTAGACGGTTTGCCGTTGAAGGTTGGCAGCAGGGTCACGCCGTAGTTGATTTTGCTCTTGTCGATATTGGTCCAGGCCCACGGACCGTTGATGGTCATCGCGGTTTCGCCTTTGTTGAACGCCGCTTCCGCGATGGAGTAGTCGGTATCCGCGTTCATGTGTTTGTTCTTAATCAGGTCAACCAGGAAGGTCAGGCCTTTTTTCGCGCCCGCGTTGTCCACGCCCACGTCTTTCACGTCATATTTGCCGTTTTCAAACTTGAACGCGTAGCCGCCGTCGGCAGCAATCAGCGGCCAGGTGAAGTACGGCTCTTGCAGGTTGAACATCAGGGCGGATTTACCTTTCGCCTTCAGCTCTTTATCCAGTTTCGGGATCTCTTCCCAGGTTTTCGGTGGGTTTGGCACCAGGTCTTTGTTGTAAATCAGTGACAGGGCTTCAACCGCGATTGGGTAGGCGATCAGCTTGCCGTTATAGCGAACGGCGTCCCAGGTGAACGGGAACAGTTTGTCCTGGAAAGCTTTGTCTGGCGTGACTTCAGCCAGCAGGCCAGACTGCGCGTAACCGCCGAAACGGTCGTGTGCCCAGAAGATGATGTCCGGGCCGTCACCGGTTGCCGCAACCTGCGGGAATTTCTCTTCCAGTTTGTCCGGGTGCTCTACGGTAACTTTGATACCGGTGTCTTTCTCGAATTTTTTGCCCACTTCGGCCAGGCCGTTATAGCCCTTGTCGCCGTTAATCCAGATAACCAGCTTGCCTTCTTCAATTTTGGCGAGCGCTGGGGCGGAAACCATCATTGCTGCAAGGGCGGACAATGCGAAAACGCGTGCGCCAGTCTTGATATTCATATCTGCCATCCTTTTTGGTGATGTGCTCGTGGATACATAAGGTGGTTCAACGTGACTCAGTCTCCTTATTTGACATCCTCTTTCCATCCTCCCAACCCCTACGCCCCACCCCCCGTTTGTGTGATCTCCGTTGCATAAATTTAAGTTATGAGTGCTGGCGCACATAAAAACCCACCGAATTTTGCAGGCGGCTTCACGAATTTCGCCTCAGCCCCCCGGCTGCGGTCGCAGAGCCTGTTCTCTCATCCTCCCGCCTCCTCCCCCATAAAAAAGGCGGGGGGTGGAGGATTCACGAAAGTAATGGATACCCCATAGTGAACTTATCTTGAATGTTTCTGTCGGTGACAGGTTGTAACGAAGGGAGAAGGGCATGGCGAGCGTACAGCTGCGTAATGTAACGAAAGCCTGGGGCGACGTAGTGGTGTCGAAAGACATCAATCTGGACATCACTGAAGGCGAGTTTGTGGTGTTTGTCGGCCCATCAGGCTGTGGTAAATCAACTCTGCTGCGTATGATTGCCGGTCTTGAAACTATCACCAGCGGCGACCTGTTGATCGGTGATACCCGAATGAACGACATCCCGCCAGCCGAACGCGGCGTAGGCATGGTGTTCCAGTCTTATGCGCTTTATCCCCATCTTTCCGTTGCCGAGAACATGTCCTTTGGCCTGAAGCTGGCCGGGGCGAAAAAAGAGGTCATTAACCAGCGCGTCACGCAGGTGGCTGAAGTGTTGCAGCTGGCGCACCTGCTGGAGCGTAAACCGAAAGCGCTTTCCGGCGGTCAGCGTCAGCGCGTGGCGATTGGCCGTACGCTGGTGGCCGAGCCGCGCGTGTTCCTGCTCGATGAACCTCTCTCTAACCTGGATGCCGCCCTGCGCGTCCAGATGCGTATTGAAATCTCCCGCCTGCACAAGCGCCTTGGCCGCACGATGATTTACGTCACCCACGATCAGGTCGAAGCGATGACCCTCGCCGACAAAATCGTGGTGCTGGACGCCGGTCGCGTGGCGCAGGTGGGCAAACCGCTGGAGCTGTATCACTACCCGGCAGACCGCTTTGTTGCGGGCTTCATTGGCTCGCCAAAGATGAACTTCCTGCCCGTCAAAGTGACGGCGACAGCCATTGAACAGGTACAGGTGGAGCTGCCAAACCGCCAGCAGGTCTGGCTGCCGGTCGACAGCGCCAACGTACAGGTCGGGGCAAATATGTCCCTCGGTATCCGTCCTGAGCATCTACTGCCAAGCCACATTGCGGATGTGACGCTGGAAGGTGAAGTTCAGGTCGTCGAACAGCTTGGTCACGAAACACAGATTCATATCCAGATCCCCGCCATCCGTCAGAACCTGGTCTACCGCCAGAATGACGTGGTGTTGGTAGAAGAGGGTGCCACATTCGCTATCGGCTTGCCGCCAGAGCGTTGCCATCTGTTCCGTGAGGATGGCACCGCATGTCGTCGGCTGCACAAAGAGCCAGGCGTTTAAGCAATCCCAAAAGAAGACACGAAACCGACAGGTGAAGTGTTCAAAGAAAAGCAATGATCTCAGGAGATAGAATGATGATTACTCTGCGCAAACTTCCTCTGGCAGTTGCCGTCGCAGCGGGCGTAATGTCTGCTCAGGCGCTGGCCGTGGATTTCCATGGTTATGCTCGTTCCGGTATCGGCTGGACGGGTAGTGGCGGCGAACAACAGTGCTTCCAGGCAACCGGTGCCCAAAGTAAATACCGTCTTGGTAACGAATGTGAAACCTATGCGGAACTGAAGCTGGGCCAGGAAGTATGGAAAGAAGGTGACAAGAGCTTCTACTTCGACACCAACGTAGCGTACTCCGTGGCGCAGCAGAATGACTGGGAAGGTACTGACCCGGCGTTCCGCGAAGCTAACGTGCAGGGTAAAAACCTGATTGAATGGCTGCCAGGCTCTACCATTTGGGCCGGTAAGCGCTTCTATCAGCGTCATGACGTACACATGATCGACTTCTACTACTGGGATATCTCTGGTCCTGGTGCGGGTCTGGAAAACATCGATGTCGGTTTTGGTAAGCTCTCTCTGGCAGCAACCCGTTCTTCCGAAGCAGGCGGTTCATCCTCTTTCGCCAGCAATAGTATTTATGATTACACCACTCGTACAGCGAACGATGTCTTTGACGTGCGCCTGGCACAGATGGAAATCAACCCAGGCGGCACTCTGGAACTGGGTGTTGATTACGGTCGTGCTAACCCGCGTGATGATTATCGCCTGGTTGATGGTGCTTCAAAAGATGGTTGGATGTTCACCGCTGAGCACACCCAGAGCATGCTGAAGGGCTATAACAAGTTTGTGGTTCAGTATGCCACTGACTCAATGACGTCTCAGG harbors:
- a CDS encoding maltoporin, translated to MMITLRKLPLAVAVAAGVMSAQALAVDFHGYARSGIGWTGSGGEQQCFQATGAQSKYRLGNECETYAELKLGQEVWKEGDKSFYFDTNVAYSVAQQNDWEGTDPAFREANVQGKNLIEWLPGSTIWAGKRFYQRHDVHMIDFYYWDISGPGAGLENIDVGFGKLSLAATRSSEAGGSSSFASNSIYDYTTRTANDVFDVRLAQMEINPGGTLELGVDYGRANPRDDYRLVDGASKDGWMFTAEHTQSMLKGYNKFVVQYATDSMTSQGKGLSQGSGVGIDSNSGYAYDINNNGSLLRILDHGAISLGDRWDLMYVGMYQDIDWDNNNGTKWWTVGVRPMFKWTPIMSTLLEVGYDNVKSQSADETNNQYKITLAQQWQAGDSIWSRPAIRVFATYAKWDEKWGYDYNGNPSNNANYGKAFKDGFNGSSFGRGDNDEWSFGAQMEIWW
- a CDS encoding YjbH domain-containing protein, which translates into the protein MKRTYLYSMLALCVSAACHAETYPAPVGPSQSDFGGVGLLQTPTARMAREGEISLNYRDNDQYRYYSASVQLFPWLETTLRYTDVRTKQYSSVDAFSGDQTYKDKAFDVKLRLWEESYWMPQVSVGAKDIGGTGLFDAEYIVASKAWGPFDFSLGLGWGYLGTSGNVKNPFCTYSDKYCYRDNSYKKAGSINGDQMFHGPASLFGGVEYQTPWQPLRLKLEYEGNDYSQDFAGKIEQKSKFNVGAIYRVTDWADVNLSYERGNTVMFGFTLRTNFNDMRPHYNDNARPAYRPEPQDAILQHSVVANQLTLLKYNAGLADPKIQVKGDTLYVTGEQVKYRDSREGIERANRIVMNDLPDGIRTIRVTENRLNLPQVTTETDVASLKRHLAGEPLGHETELVQKRVEPIVPETTEQGWYIDKSRFDFHIDPVLNQSVGGPENFYMYQLGAMATADLWVTDHLLTTGSLFGNIANNYDKFNYTNPPNDSKLPRVRTRVREYVQNDVYVNNLQANYFQYFGNGFYGQVYGGYLETMFGGAGAEVLYRPVDSNWAFGIDANYVKQRDWRSAQDMMKFTDYSVKTGHLTAYWTPSFAQDVLVKASVGQYLAGDKGGTLDISKHFDSGVVVGGYATITNVSPDEYGEGDFTKGVYVSIPLDLFSSGPTRSRAAVGWTPLTRDGGQQLGRKFQLYDMTSDKNINFR
- the malK gene encoding maltose/maltodextrin ABC transporter ATP-binding protein MalK translates to MASVQLRNVTKAWGDVVVSKDINLDITEGEFVVFVGPSGCGKSTLLRMIAGLETITSGDLLIGDTRMNDIPPAERGVGMVFQSYALYPHLSVAENMSFGLKLAGAKKEVINQRVTQVAEVLQLAHLLERKPKALSGGQRQRVAIGRTLVAEPRVFLLDEPLSNLDAALRVQMRIEISRLHKRLGRTMIYVTHDQVEAMTLADKIVVLDAGRVAQVGKPLELYHYPADRFVAGFIGSPKMNFLPVKVTATAIEQVQVELPNRQQVWLPVDSANVQVGANMSLGIRPEHLLPSHIADVTLEGEVQVVEQLGHETQIHIQIPAIRQNLVYRQNDVVLVEEGATFAIGLPPERCHLFREDGTACRRLHKEPGV
- the malG gene encoding maltose ABC transporter permease MalG, whose product is MAMVQPKSQKLRLLATHLGLLIFIAAIMFPLLMVIAISLRSGNFATGSLIPDEISWEHWKLALGFSVEHADGRVTPPPFPVLLWLWNSVKVATITAIGIVTLSTTCAYAFARMRFPGKATLLKGMLIFQMFPAVLSLVALYALFDRLGQYVPFIGLNTHGGVIFAYLGGIALHVWTIKGYFETIDGSLEEAASLDGATPWQAFRLVLLPLSVPILAVVFILSFIAAITEVPVASLLLRDVNSYTLAVGMQQYLNPQNYLWGDFAAAAVLSAIPITVVFLLAQRWLVNGLTAGGVKG
- the malF gene encoding maltose ABC transporter permease MalF; the protein is MDVIKKKHWWQSDALKWSAIGLLCLLVGYLVVLMYVQGEYLFAIMTLILSSAGLYIFANRKAYAWRYVYPGVAGMGLFVLFPLICTIAIAFTNYSSTNQLAQERATQVLLDRSYQAGKTFNFGLYPAGDEWKLALTDSESGKNYLSDAFKFGGEQKLVLKEAAALPEGERANLRIITQNRQALTQLIAVLPDESKVTMSSLRQFSGTQPLYTLADDGTLTNNQSGVKYRPNNDIGFYQSITADGKWGDDKLSPGYTVTIGWDNFTRVFTDEGIQKPFFAIFVWTVVFSVLTVILTVAVGMVLACLVQWESLKGKAIYRVLLILPYAVPSFISILIFKGLFNQSFGEINMMLSALFGIKPAWFSDPTTARSMIIIVNTWLGYPYMMILCMGLLKAIPDDLYEASAMDGAGPFQNFFKITLPLLIKPLTPLMIASFAFNFNNFVLIQLLTNGGPDRLGTTTPAGYTDLLVSYTYRIAFEGGGGQDFGLAAAIATLIFLLVGALAIVNLKATRMKFD
- the psiE gene encoding phosphate-starvation-inducible protein PsiE; its protein translation is MTSLTRPRVEFISTILQTVLNLGLLSLGLILVVFLGKETVHLADVLFAPEQTSKYALVEGLVVYFLYFEFIALIVKYFQSGFHFPLRYFVYIGITAIVRLIIVDHKSPLDVLIYSAAILLLVITLWLCNSKRLKRE
- the malE gene encoding maltose/maltodextrin ABC transporter substrate-binding protein MalE; protein product: MNIKTGARVFALSALAAMMVSAPALAKIEEGKLVIWINGDKGYNGLAEVGKKFEKDTGIKVTVEHPDKLEEKFPQVAATGDGPDIIFWAHDRFGGYAQSGLLAEVTPDKAFQDKLFPFTWDAVRYNGKLIAYPIAVEALSLIYNKDLVPNPPKTWEEIPKLDKELKAKGKSALMFNLQEPYFTWPLIAADGGYAFKFENGKYDVKDVGVDNAGAKKGLTFLVDLIKNKHMNADTDYSIAEAAFNKGETAMTINGPWAWTNIDKSKINYGVTLLPTFNGKPSKPFVGVLSAGINAASPNKELAKEFLENYLLTDQGLGEVNKDKPLGAVALKSFQDQLAKDPRIAATMDNAQKGEIMPNIPQMAAFWYATRTAVINAASGRQTVDAALKDAQGRITK